acggatggttatgagccaccatgtggttgctgggatttgaactctggaccttcggaagagcagtcgggtgctcttacccactgagccatctcaccagcccccttggtctaccttcttgagtttcatgttttgcaaattgtatcttgggtattctgagcttctgggctaatatccatttatcagggagtgcatatcatgtgtgttcttttgtgattgggtaactaCACTTacgatgatatcatccagatccatccatttgactaagaatttcataaattcattgtttttaaatagctgCATAGTTGTTGTATACCGGCCCGAGGCCTACTTGAAccaggtacacctgggaggcaggctggggctgaaagagactagactgCGAGAGAATTTAATAGAGACCAAGTCacgattctgttcaaggcccacgagtttactaagagagtgtgcttataagggggaaggcccatccccagccagtccattcttggtgtctggagccagccagtAGGCGACCAGCATGATAGGATGTTCCTCTGGAATATCTCagtggcctctcagcaggtagcagtgtcttggaggagcagtggcaggtggcaaAACCATAGAGCTATCTAGGCAggaggctccaccctaggtaatctccttagtggcagctaGGTCAAAGTGTATATCTTCCTTTAAGATCtcttatcttcatgagatgggattttaggttaGTAtcatgcttttcaggtgtgttgcagtatccagggtttttttttttttttttttttttttggggtgggaGAGCAGGATTCTGGTAATGTGAAAGTATGTTGTTTTCGGTTAGTTCTTGTCTTGTGTTTACCTCTCACcactctcaccatctggttttcTTTGGGGTTAGCTGCCCTGGGTGTCTCTGTCTGAAGCTTGTCCCATGTGTCTCTGGGTtctagcagatctcctgggaactCTGTGGCCCTgtctgcagcagatctcctgggagttgTGGTGTTGAAAGAATGGGCCACACTAGCAGATCTGCCCAGTTGTAGGTACAAACCAGAAGGGAAATGGTGTTCTTGCAGAGGGGAGGGGATTCCACATCCATTGGGCTCCTCAGGGGACTAAGCTCCTGTGGTTATTTTGGTGGATGTCTTACTCCTGGCTGCATCAGGGCTCCTGGGAGATCTGCAGGTTTGTAGTGTTGAGAGAGAGGTACAGACAAGCAAGTCAGCCTGGGCTCAGGTGGAGATCAGAAGGGAAAAGGCCTCACATTCTTCttactgttttcttctttcatgtgACAAAAATGTTTTTTAGTTTGATTTACCCTCATTTGCTTATTTTCTATAAATGTGTATTCTTCTTGGGCCATAGCTATAGAAATATCTTTCCAAGCAGTGTTGTAGAGATTTTGTaccatatttgtttctttttttatagtcTGTGTTTTCACATTGAAGTTTTCAATAGATTATTTGTTGATTTTGTATATAATAAGAGACAAAGGGCTgaaaccaaaaacctaggattTCATCCTGTGTGTGGCTGGGTTAAAGGCTGCATTGAATTTTTGTATCATAATATGTCTATGATTACAATGAGGGTATTAATGGGTAAACAATTTGATCCTAATGCTAGACTTGAGGTAGGTAGAGCTGTTCTGCTTCTAAATTATGAAGACCTTGAGTAAGTTTAGAAAAGGCGATTAAGCTCTTTGTACATTAAAAAACTTTCCTTCATGTAGATCTTTGTGAAGCTGGAAAATTCAAATCTGTGATAGCCCCGAGAATCAACCTCTAAATGCTTCTGAGAAAATCTCTTTCTTTGGCTAAGAAAATGGTGATGGCCACTTTTTGGTAAAGGCCTTGCCTCTCCTGGGCTTTTGTAGGACCTTCTCATATCTTTTGTACTTTAGTATGCATAGAGGCCTTGACTTCTAACTAGTGGAACAAGATGAATCACAAAGTGTAACTCATGATGATATGCATTGTCTTCTTAAACACTCTTCTCATTCCCTGATTCATAGAAACTAATTTGGATATAGTGTATCAGAATGAATTTTAAGGTTGTCAAGAACTGTAGCCCTTCCATGCAAGTTTGGACAAGGTCAGGTTTCATAATTTAGTTTTAGCTAGTGGATATTTTTACCTTTAATGTTATAACTCAGTGATGCAGAAAGGTCTCAAATTCTTTGTGTAGTTATTAGGATAGACATCCAAAGCCCAGCTTACTCACTATTTAAGAAGTAGTCACTGTTAAAAAGGATCTGTTGTCCCTTCACATTAGCACACAAAATTACTCTTACTCTCTGCTCAATGTCTCTGGAAGCCTGTTATGTAtaaagtcttttcatattcatgtgagAAACAAGTTAGTAGATTAAAGGTTTAAAGCTATCCTTATCTCTGAAGACTGTTGCCATAGTCATTTTGTTGGTCCCAACTTGGGGTGGGAATAGTGGCTACTAGATTCAGAAACACAAATACAATGATTATAATTGGAAGCAAATGGGGCAGGTACCTTGTGGCTGCCTGGAAACTACAAATATGAAGGAGGTGGCAGGGCGGTTGTGATGGTTCGATCTGAACAAGCCCATAAACGAATTTAGGAAGAAGTGGCTCTGTGCCtctgctctgtcctcttgccACTTGAGATGAATTGGAGTAAAGTGGTCCTCATTAGCAGATTTCTTGAAAAAGTGAAATGGAATCATATTTGCTGATTTCATGGCCAGATTTCTACTTTATCAGACAGGGATTTAGACTGGTCTGTCCTTCACTGCAGCAGCCCTAAAATAACCCACGTTTTCTTAATTCAATATTGATTTGTAGGAGACTTATTTTAGTATAAAGAAGCAACACCTTAgcgtgttttcttttattaaagcAATGATTACACATTGTTCATGTGACTTCTGGTATACTAATAGCGTTTTTGGCAACACTTGCCTTTTCCTTTATAACAGGTGCCAACAGAATAATACAACCATGGGCATTCAAAGTAGTGACAGGCATTTTTCCTTTGGACACATTTTTTTGTGTCAGGGCCAATAGctgttagaaaagaaaagaacagaaaaacctTAGTCTCTTGGCTATTGCTGCGGTCACCTTTAGCACATTGATGAACATACAAGAGTTCTATAGAAAGTACATacgaaagaaaacattttataactTGTATTCTGGACATGTAATAAAATATGAGCTGTCTTTAACTAACATACAAGGGAGAGTCCCACAGCTAAATAGTCATATAGGTTGCGGTTATtacattagaaaaaaacaaatggagaatactttcttttctattcattttgagacatggtttcattCTATAGGCTTGGAATTCATTATTTAGTTCATGCTGGCTTTGATTTATCCTCTTagatgttgggattaaaggaagaATCATGATCTCTAGCTGTAGAAAATTCTCATCACTACAAACTGTTCAGTGGGACAGTGGTGCTATGGTAGTGGGAGGAAATGGAGTGACACTCAGCTTTCCCACCCCAGAAATTTCTGAGAAGCACCAGAGCCTAAGCCCCTCACATGCTCACACTAAacccatcttcttgagttctgtctcatagcctttctctacatttTGGGGGTTCTGTCTTCTCTTGTGTATGATTGTTGAAAGAGCAATGCCTTAAATCTAACCTTGGCCTCTACAATGATCATCCGTAGTCAGACTCTTCAGAAGTGACCatctccagattttttttttttttttgagctgtcAGATGCTGGCATGACTCTAAGAGGATGCTTCGTGTATTCTATGTTCCCTGGTGAAATACTTGCAGCTGATTGGCACTAGGATGAGCAATAGAAATCAAAAATTGAAAGCATAttgctgtgtttgtttttttaaatggcatCATTAATGTATGTATTGATATATATGTTTCCCCTCTTTATTTTTGATTGATTTTAACTGTTGTTTTAAATTATCAGCTTGACAGAGTCTAGAGTAACTTGGGAAAAGGGCCTCCGTTATGCCTGTTGagattattttgattttgttaatcagTTTGAGATAACATATTTTAATTGTGGATGGGACCATTCCCAGGCAGGCGTCATGGATCATataaatggagaaactgaggaatAATGTACTCATTCATTGTTCTCCGATTTTGGACTGTGGCTTATTGCAATTTTTTTTATAGTTTCTATGACAAAATATCCTGAGAAAAACAACTTATAAGAGAAAGGGCTTAGTTCATAATTACAAGCTACAATTTATCAGTACAAAAATATCAAGGTGGCAGGAAGTTAAAGAGTTATTTGTCATAAGCacaataaaaaggagagagagagagagacagacagacagatatagatacacagagaaagctaAAGAAATAGATAAAGACAGTCTGAGAGACagtaaaaaagacagacagagagtgtgagagagaatgCAAGGGCGGGAGAGAGCAAGGGCGGGAGAGAGCAAGACAGTGAGAGTGTAATAGCAAGAGAGAgtgaaagcgagagagagagagagagagagagagagagagagagagagagagagagagagagagagagagaacaaacttgCATGCCTGTGCTTACTTAGCTCTCATTCTGCACTCACTTACAATCCAGGCCCTAAAGCAGGAAATGGTGACATTCTTAATGGGCATGTCTTCTTATCCCAGTTAATGCAACAAAGAAAATCACCTATAGATAACCTAGACAATCCCCAATTGATATTCTCTTCCCATGccattctagattgtgtcaagaaGACAACAGTATCCATCAGGTGGATTCAGTGTGTTGCCCTGGCTTCCCTGACACAGTGTATCATATGCTGAGCTAGGAGATAAAGACTTTctgcatttgttgttttcttttttttcagaatattatATCACatcagaaaaagaaaccaaagcaaTTGATAAGCAAAAGAGGTTTAACAGAATAGGACTATTTTAGAGCCAAGGATAGACCAAGAACTCAGTCCATTCAATGTCTCCCTGATCTAACAGATGACAAATGTGTCTATTGTCTTTACAGAGTAAAAAGTCCACAAAAGCAATGCTTGGACCATGATGGAATCTCCTGCCCTTCTTTCGATTTTCATTCTTCCTACGTACACCTCTGGCTGGCCATCTTATTCTGCTAATCTATAGAATGAAACTCTGACTTTTCCTTTACTGGACTGTGTTAATCACAAGAAAGAATTAGCAATGGGTTTTGTGTGAAGTAATTCAGTTATATTAGCAATTCAAGATTTTGCTGTGCAGTACTGATGGCTAACTTGACTCCTCATCCCTTGGATTGGCCTCTTGACCTACTGAACTTAAGTTATGTGATTGGAGTAGACTATCTATCCAAGAAATAGGCATATGGCTCCTTTTCATTCACAGGGACACTGTGAGgaataatttaaaatgagagcTCTTGTACTTCATTCTAAATCTCTGCTTCTTACACATGTTCTTTCAAGACATGCATCATCTGTCATGAAGTTACCTAATCAAAAACATCAAGTTCATATTCCCCATTAGCCAAGTGCATTGCAGTCATGTGTTAAATGGGCTCATGAAAGGTTGTTAAGGAGCCTGACTCTTGATAGAAATCTTGCCTCTTGATGAGCTATGCCTTCCTAGGGTAACAAAGAATGgtttctacaaaaaatattttctagatgACCATGACAAGAAGGTGGTTGAAGATCTTGGGAAATCTTTATTTCTAGCTCTTCATTCTGGTTAGGCTCATTGACCTGATAACTGTGCCCCAGGCTGAAGTCCCTGATGGCCATTGTCCACAGGATGCTGACCCTAGGAATACTCTCATGCTGATTGTTCCTCAGACCCTAAACTCATTCATCACCAGATCTTTGACCCAGTGTCTTTAGTTCTGGTCAGGGGTTCAGCAGGTCTTGGTACTTACCTTGGTTGATCTGGAAGAAATATAGAGAGAGGATCAGTAGCAGAAAGCAGGAGATCTTCATGATTGCTGCACACAAAGCAGATTAAAGACAAGGCCAGAGCTGGCCTAATAGAGAGGCAGGAATAAGTAACCTCTGAGAGGTGACATAAGGAGGAGTGGCAACCTAGAGTGAATGTCCAATAGCTAAGCCTCACAGTGTTTATCCAGAGGAAAGTCAAATCCTGAAGGCATTCTTTCTCTGTTGCCTGGACCTAGATTTTGTTTTCGTACTGAAAATGCTAAGTGCTACTTGTCTGAACAGGACTCATAAATGTTCCATAGGAAACTcagacaacttttaaaaattatgcttATTGCCAAGGTTTTAAAACTCATCCTAGTCACACATTTGGTTGACTTTACTCATAGTTTGTCCCTTGGTTGTTTTACAGTGCAAGGCATggataggaggcagagggagacgtCTTCCCCAGACTTTcatatttttatgatttaaatgCCATCATTGAAAAAAATATGGTGGATATATCAAACTTTTAGAGGGAAAAAGACCATGAAAAATGTTCATATATATCAAGAACTTGCTATGAATGTAGCATTCTAAATCATGGTCAGAGCCAACTAAAGGGTGGAAACCAGgagcctgtctcctgtctccctttCTGTCAGCCATTGTCCCTATGGTTTCACTGACACACAACTGTCTATGCTTTCAACCTCTGAGGACAGCACTAAACAGTTATCACAGATGTTTAAGTaactaacaaaatgaaaatacttaaaatataaaaatatttatttttgattccCATATATGGTACTTTTTTCCAGTTCAGATGTCAAGCTGTTGATATTGTCTAAAGTAACCCATCATTATAGATGACTAAGATTGTAATGCTGTTGGTCCCTGAGTATAAATGTCCTTGGTGACTACAGAATCAGATACCTTACTGTGGATCCAAACATGGCCACATCCTGGTTTTGGCTCTTTTCTGTCTTGTAGTGTGAAATACTTCACCCTTCTCTTAACTTTAGGTTGTACAAaaatctagggtttttttttttttttttgtgatgacTCCTACTCTCTATTGAACTGATTGTCTTAGGAATCATTTCCTGCTCTCTATCACTCCTGCTATCTGTAGATAGCAAGAAGATCTGGAAAGTCAACTATATTCAATGTCACCTCTGGGCAAGAGTGTTTCATAGCATGTCTGTGTCTTTCACAAGAGGAAGTGCAGTAGTGACTGTATCTTTCAGTAAGGCCAAGGCTGGTGTGGTTTGTCTTAGCCTATTCCTCTATTATTCCATTGTAGCATGAATTTTATATAGATTGGCCTCATAACAGTCAGGTGTTGTTCTATATTGGTGATTTTATTCAGAGTTATAAAATGATATTGGCTCTTTACTTCTTTGATGCCTATTTGCTATGACAAATTTTAATAGAGATAGAATGCAGATAATGTTGTTAAGCCATATTGAGAAATCCACGTCACCCAACATCAAGTAACCGAGTTCATCACAGTATACTTTCCTTTTGAAATAGTATATCAACATGATGAAAGAATATTCATTAGGCATTTCCAAGAATCGGGTATATAGGACAAAATACTTATAGTTTAATTATGTTTGAAAATTGTCCTGATCTTACATTTATATGATGAGTATTTTGTTGACATGCTGTGTTTTTTCTTCTTGTAGCTATGACAACTCAGGGAAAGATGGGAatattttggcttatagtttaaGAGACACAGTCTGTGATGGCACAGATGGTGTGGATGAAGGAGCATGCAATCACATTGAATCCATAGTCAAGAAACACAGAAGGGACCAGGGAAAGGCTCTGTCAGGGAGAACGATTGTTGTAtaagcacaaggacctgggttTATATCTTCAGTGCCCACTTGAAAGCTGTATATGGACTTACTTGCCTTGCTTGTAAGCCTACTGCTAGGAGGGGTGGGGCTGTATGACAACAATAGGATTACTGGGACttgctggctgtgggaagccacatgtgccattgcagggtggcgctggctatcgctggccaccacgcatacaaaggcagtaaagctttttgccaagatgaggttttgagagagaagttaaccaaccagatgagagagaagttaaccaatcagatgagagagaagttaaccaatcagatgtaggcatgcaaatgaggtggtaagtataacccatgcataaccaatccgggtgtgagacacacctctcctaggcctatataagcagcaccagttctgggcttggggtttcttcgcctctgcaatcaagctctcccaataaatgtgtgcagaaggatcctgttgcagcattgttcttgctggtgagtcgggTGCGCACAAGAGCTGGCTAGCAGCTTCAATCTATCAAACAATAAtccagcaagcaagcaagcaaggaaggaagcaaacaatgagctccaagttcagtgagagattctggcAGAAGAGCAGAGTGTGATAGAGTCGGAGAGTTACCATTCTTCTCTGGGATCTGTGACTTAACATAGGTTCTCAAACATGcaacacacatacttacatacattgCAACACAGATACACAACAGGCAGTAAGAGTGTATATTATCATATTTCAAGGCCTACTTATGATGTCATCCCTTCTCCAGTGAGCCTTTTCTCCTAGTTAACTGCTAGACCTTTTGTAGATAGACCtggttctgtttgtattttgatgctaattccactctcctgggaggggttgcaGACAAGGTGTGAGTCATGTACCAggtggcttcttgtgaaccaatcccctaatgaacaAAGGAGCCAATTACTGGGCTAGTAGCCGGGACTTCTgagttggacagaggaagagagggagcaggagagagttaggtcctttttTTGGTGTTATGCAAGCTGTCACAGGGGAATCAATCAAAAGTTCTACCTAGCAACAACATGTATATAGCATAACATGTAATGTGTGTTGATTAAATCCACTCCAAATTCCTTCCCCTTAAATTCTGATTACAACCCAGGAACTACTTTGCTTCCCCAACTTTGTGTGTCCATTTAAAGAAGCCCACTCTGAGTTCACATAGtgtcacacatatgtatgtgggtatagGGCCATCTCCCACAGCATGGGTATGAGAGCCATATCCATGAGACAAAATCTGACCCTTTTCACCAGTTGCCATCAATTTCCAAAAGCATCTTAGCTAGGAGTGGGACTTCATGTTCTGATCCTCCACTCATGTTGATATTTTGCTGGGTTTTATCTTGTGCATGgcttaggcattttttttttaagttagtgtGTTTTCATGTATAAACAGCTATGCCAtgttaagaaaatatctatttcctGCAGATGTCTTCTACTTTACTCCTACATTCTTTTTTCTGTCCCCTTGTGGTGGTTTTGGTAAACTTGACCCTCAGAGATTCATGTGTTCAAATACTTGGCCATAGTGCatggcacttttaggaggtgtggccttattggaagactTGTGTCACTCTGGAGGGCTTTGAGCCCTCCTATACTTAGGCTCTGCCCAGTGTGCCCAgtcccctcctggctgcctttagaGCAAGATGTAGATTCTTGATTCCTGTaagaccatgtctgcttgcacgtTTTCATGCTTCCTACCAGGATGATAATGGAGTAAGCTTTGAaattaaatgtttacctttataggagttgccttgttATATTGTCTCTTTCCTGGATTAAAATCCTAACTGAAACAGTTCATACCAGAGACCGGGTTATTGCTGTGATAGGgttgaccatgtttttgtttggaggaatatgTCTTTGGGACTATGGATTAGAAAATCAGTTGAATGCTTTAAAATGGGGTTCAATCCTAGTAGGAACATGGAAATCAGTGTTGCTCAGGTCAATTTGAAATGGGGAAGCCTGACAGAAGAGATTTCCACAGGAGAAGGATTTTGGTATATGGCCTAGGGATTTTTCTTgtgatataattttttaaagaatgtggctGTTTTTTTGCCCTTGTTTGAAGAgactgcctgaggctaaagtgaagagatttagattgctggcaaaggaaatataaaaatatcctAGTTCTTAGCCTCTATCCTGTGGTTCACTGTTATGAAgagtattttttttccagcctagGAAGCTTAGAGAGAATAAATACAAAATGTGTGGTTCAAGTATTTAAAGAGGctccaggaagtggaatggagctaaatccAGTATGCAAGGATACTAAATGGAATTAAGGGAGTGATGGATTTTGGGTCAGATTTTTCCCACTGAAgcttattatttgtttttgcaCTAGGAAGGCACATCATGTTGAGCATTATTATGAGCTgataattgttttcatttggagatataagtttgtgtcaaattgacaagagtTCTATTTTGATGGCTATTCTTCGTTGTcaccttgactatatctggaaagaCCTGGAATGAACCGGaacccagaaatggagggcacacttgGGATCCAAATAATGAAGCACATTGGACAAGCTTATAAAGATCTTGtgtaaaggaattaaagaaaaactttGGTTCAGACGAagagcctttaatgccagcactaaggagacagaggaatgcagatttctgagttcaagctaagtctacagagcaagttccaggacagccaaacttgTGCAGTGAAGGAAATTGTTGAACACAGAAAGATAGtgatgatgtaatagaacaaggggccatgttccagccttagcaagcagcagaactcagaagCTTCAGTcacatggctctggctttagagtaaaAAAGGAGGGGTTACTTGGATAATTGATGCTGCTTGGTGggggctaagaaattagcagtgattaagaagagacctgGGCCACTGTGATGaaattttctgggaagtgttttctgagggcACAAAGAAGGTATGTTCCAGATATagacttttggttgaaagatgGTCTTGGTGATGTGTAGGAATCACACAGGTGTTACTGGTTTCAGTGACATGAAAGGGTCAAGGAAGGCAGCTGAGGTTTGGCATTCTGAGAGggctgtctcagtcagctgctggtagggtttctcagaggacagttatgctaggctcctgtctataaatgaggcccaagtgaggatgcacTACATAGCATCAGTAGTGCATCCTCTCTATGAGATGGATCTCCCAAGTTGTTCCagtcactggactgcctttctTCAGTGCATTCTtcacttttgtccctgcagttctttaagacaggaatgattttgggtcagaaattttgactatgGCTTGGTAACCCTGTCCTTCCAcctgaggccctgtctatctactagaCTCTTTGAGTTTCCTCTCGCCGAGTTGTTGGGCATTTTGGATAAggtctgagagtctctcacctcccagttctttgggactttctagagggttCCCTCTATTACTACCCCCAGAGATGGCATATTTCCATTCACTCTTCTGGTTCTCTGAGCTTCTTTCCTGTCCTCTCCAGGATAAATTATCCTgttcccctccctgctctctcacCCAAGTCCCTTCCCCACTCtgcctctcatgattattttgtttccccttttacttgggattgaagcattctcacttgacCTTTCCTGCTTGTAAAACTTCTTAAGGTCTGTGGGTTGTACCCTGGGtaatctgtactttttggctattttccacttatcagtgagtacatacacgcatgtccttttgggtctaggttacctcaatcaggttgatatattctagttttatctatttgcctgaaaaattcatgatgtcttcgtttttaatagctgaatagtattcctgtgtgaaaatgaaccacattttctgtatccattcttcagttgagggactgACAGCTCAGATTTCCGCCAGCTGATGAAAGGACACTTAAAATGTATTGTATTTACATAATGTCGTAATATCCAGTTAGTAGGGAAAATGAAATTTgcaagtaaatggatggatctggaagcaGTCATTCTGAGGAAGCAAACCCAGAGCCAGACAGACAAACATCACATATGTCCTCTTGTTTGTGGATGTCAGCTTTGAATCTTCAGTCATGTGCTTCATTTGGGATGTTTGGGATAACCCTAGAGCCCAGGAAATTACTTAGGGGCCATGAGGAGGGGACTTCAAAGGAGGGGAGATAGAGCTTATGGTAAAAAGGGTTAAAAGGAAATAATGGGGTGATGATGATTTCTTGATGTATGTTTGTCTCTGATCTCTTAATAGTATTTTCTTTCCCACATGCCATATTAACTACATAATTGAAACTCTACCATTAAGGATGAATGTAATTCCTCTGTGGAACTGGGTGACCAACCAGTATAGCcctggatggaggaagagaagctaACTGTTGCCAGTTTCCTCCTCAG
The Mus musculus strain C57BL/6J chromosome 8, GRCm38.p6 C57BL/6J genome window above contains:
- the Defb38 gene encoding beta-defensin 38 precursor yields the protein MKISCFLLLILSLYFFQINQAIGPDTKKCVQRKNACHYFECPWLYYSVGTCYKGKGKCCQKRY